The Marasmius oreades isolate 03SP1 chromosome 2, whole genome shotgun sequence genomic sequence AAGGTCCTGGGAATTTTGTCCCATGGAATGAACGCAGGTGCGAGAGGAAAGAGGGTAAAATCAGCGTAATGTTTCGCGAAGGCTTTTACCAATCCGGTGTCTGCACTACCACCATGTTTCTTGGGAGGAAAGATAGAACCGTAGATGCCAGTAGAGGGAGGGAACCGGCGTTCCAAGACTGGGATGATGAGACTGGCATTGGGTCATTTTAATGTAAACAAGGTATTCGAAGGTACCGCGAACGCGCACCTCGTATCGCAGTATATATCGTTGTCGATTGCTAGGATTGGGATACGACGGTAAttcaatcctagtaggttcGTGATTTCGGGGCGAGGTAAGACCCGTGAAACCTATGCACAGCGGGGTCGatggagggtctgaatgctGTAGAGGTGCTTACATGAACTATCTGATGGGGTACAGACTTGAGCAACAGAGCATGATCAACTTTTTCGCTGAACGGCGAGCCATCGTAGCTTTGAACAGGACGTAGGTGAGCGCGACAAATCAAGCACAAAACTACTCACCGATACAAGATGACCGCGGGAGGCATGTTCATTTCAACACTTTCTCATCCGCTGATTCTTATtataaggaaaggaaaggtcCATGTGAAAGCACTCAAGTTACAAAGGCTTATGTATGCCTTGATCTGTGGCTGCGTTAATGGGAGGGTATTCGGGGTACTCGTGATTGGATGCTGTGCCGCTTCTGTAATCCTTCGTTGCCTCGTTCCATTCAGCTTCGTCTACAACTACAACAtcgtctctttcctttcttactccatcttcttccctttctcatAATTCACCCCCCTTTACtgcccttttcttttttttttccatggCTAACCGCCCTCCTCTTGCTTCCGTATCGTCTCACAACAGTAGTGCTAACAACGAGCCCTATGGTGACCCTTTCGCAGACCGTCCTCGTCAGACTCAATTTTCAGAGCCTCTACATCCCTATCCATCGACGGCCTCATTACCTCGTCCATTTGACAGCACGACTTCGCTGCCGCGAGAATTTGGATCGCGCGAACAATTGGATGATGAAGACTACGTGGAGAAGCAACCGTTGACAGGGGGTCAAGCTTTCACTGGTGGTTTCTATCCCCCTGGGTAGGTCGTCGTTCTCCACTGGTTCCTACATACGTTTCTTATAATCCTTGTAGTCCTGTCGACCCTAATGCGTATGGCGATCCCTACGGTGGTGGTAGTCGCCCAATGTCAGTAATGTCGACAGCCACCAATGGCGCTGAGAATGCTTGGCGTCGACGACAGACCATCAAAAGAGGTGTTACGCGCAAAGTTAAGTTGACGCAAGGAAATTTCATCGCTGAATACCCCGTGCCGTCGCCCATCCTGAGCGCAGTGGAAGCCAGGTACACTGCGACCAACACGACTGAATTCTCGTAAGTGAACGGAGTTGGGTCATCCCCCATGTTACTGACGCTTTCGCGTAGTCACATGAGATACACTGCTGCTACTGTTGACCCTGACGATTTCAATGAGGCCAACGGCTACTCACTCCGAACCAAGATTTATCAACGCGAGACTGAGCTTCTCATTGCCATCACTTCTTATAACGAAGACAAGACACTCTACGCCCGAACTCTACACGGTGTCATGTTGAACATTCGTGATATTTGCAAGACCAAACAATCCAAGTATTGGCGCCGACAGGCTGAGGAAGGTAAACCAGCTTGGCAGCGAATCACCGTTGCATTGATCGTCGATGGTTTGGAGCCTATGGATAAAAGTGTGCTGGATCTCTTGGCTACCGTCGGTGTATACCAAGATGGCGTCATGAAAAAGCAAGTTGACGGAAAAGACACCGTTGCCCACATCTTCGAGGTAGGCCGAACAGTCAAAGCAATCATCCCCCATACATCTTACTAAACCCGCCTGTAGTACACTACCCAACTCTCCATTGATTCAACTCCGCAACTGGTCCTTCCTCAAGCAAACGACCCGAACAACTTGGTCCCCGTACAGATCATATTCGTTCTCAAGGCTcaaaaccagaagaagattAATTCTCACCGTTGGCTTTTCAACGCTGTTGGTAGTGCACTTAAGGTATGGTACCCTTCTGCGTATCACTCAGCGGTTGTTGATCAAGATAATTAGCCCGAGATCTGTGTTCTAATCGATGCTGGAACTAAACCTGGACACAAGTCGATTTACTACCTTTGGGAAGCCTTTTACAATGACCCTCATCTCGGTGGTTGCTGTGGTGAGTAGAGTGCCAAATTTGCTTGAAATCGCATTAATTATTTCTCAGGTGAAATTCATGCGATGATTAAAGGAGGGAAAAAGTTGTTGAATCCTTTGGTCGCCGCCCAAAACTTTGAATATAAGATGTCTAACATTCTCGGTGAGTATAATTCTCTGATTCTTCATTTTTCCTGAACTCATGAATGACAGATAAACCTTTGGAAAGTAGCTTTGGTTATGTTTCTGTGCTACCCGGTGCTTTCTCAGCCTACCGCTATCGGGCAATCCTTGGTCGTCCCTTGGAGCAGTATTTCCATGGTGACCACTCACTGGCAGATCGGTTAAAAGAAAAAGGTATCCACGGAATGAACATCTTTACGAAAAACATGTTCTTGGCTGAGGACCGTATCCTCTGTTTTGAGCTTGTAGCAAAAGCCAATGATCGGTGGACGTTGACCTACGTGAAACCTAGCAAAGCCGAGACAGATGTCCCGGAACAGGCTGCTGAACTTATTGGTCAACGTCGCCGTTGGTTGAATGGTTCTTTTGCTGCTTCAGTGGTGTGTTACATTCACCACCTTTCCACGTTGATTATAACTCACTCTAGCATTCTTAGTATGCCATAACTAAATTCTTCCAATTGTATCGGACCAACCATGGCATCATTCGAATGTTCTTCTTCCATGTTCAAGCTCTAGTGAGTCTAATCAGTCGCTCCATTACTCCATTACTGATAGATCCTGATCCTTGTGTAGTACAACATATTTTCCCTCGTCTTCTCCTGGTTTGCCTTGGCCAATATCTGGCTGACTTTCAGCATCATCATCGACTTGCTTCCCAACATGCCAGTAGAGCCAATCGTCATCTTCGGTACTCCCGCTATTGTAAGCTCGAGATGACCCTCTCTGTGCTTATATCACTAACGTCGCTTGGTAGACTCATTGGGTCAATCTCGGTTTCAAATGGCTGTACTTGTCCTTCCTTGCACTGCAGTTCGTCCTTGCACTTGGTAACAGACCGAAGGGCGAACGAGTGGCGTACGCAGTAACTTTATGGTACAGGCTATCTTTTGATGTTGGTTTCCTCTATCTGACATATCTCGTTAGGGTATATGCCATTCTCTCACTCTACCTTCTTGTTTGCTCCTTCTGGCTGACTATCCAAGCTTTCATCGTGAGCATTTATGTTGAGAGTGGATCCCGACGCTAAGGCTAGCTTCTTCTAGAACATTCCAAAACTGGTTAAGCAAGACAACGGTGATATTCTCAAGACGTTTTTCCAAGGTCCAGTCGGTGCTCTATTGGCGGCCATGTTCTCGACCTACGGTATCTATATCATTGCCTCCTTCCTCTATGTGAGTTTGTCCGTCATCTCGAATGCTATGAATATCCATGAATGCTTCCAACAGCGTGATCCCTGGCACATGTTCTCAAGCTTCTTTCAATATCTTCTACTCGCCCCAAGTTTCACCAACGTGTTAAATGTTTACGCCTTCTGTAACCTGCACGATGTATCTTGGGGTACCAAGGGTAGCGACAAGGCTGACGCATTACCCTCCGTCTCGTCGTCCAAGTCGAAAGACGCCGAAACTGCTGTTGTCGAGGATACGATGAAGGTTCAGGAAGACGTTGATGCGGCGTTTAAGGAGACAGTCACACGTGCGGTCACCAAGGTTGAGACAAAGGAGGTAATGGAAAAACCGACTATGGACGACCAAAACAAGACCTTCCGTACACGTCTGGTAGCTTTATGGATGTTGTCCAATGCCACCCTTGCCATAGCCATCGCAAATTTGAACGGATTGCCGAGCAAGGTCCCTGAGGAGGACCAGCGAGCTCTTGCAGCGAAACAGAGTACCTACTTCAACATCATCTTGTTCTCAACCTTTGGTTTGGCCTTTGTTCGTTTCTTAGGAGTACGTGAATCTTTATCGTTGTACTGGTTATATCTGACTGAGGGTTTTCTCCCCATAGTGCCTCTGGT encodes the following:
- the CHS7 gene encoding Chitin synthase, class 7 (CAZy:GT2_Chitin_synth); amino-acid sequence: MANRPPLASVSSHNSSANNEPYGDPFADRPRQTQFSEPLHPYPSTASLPRPFDSTTSLPREFGSREQLDDEDYVEKQPLTGGQAFTGGFYPPGPVDPNAYGDPYGGGSRPMSVMSTATNGAENAWRRRQTIKRGVTRKVKLTQGNFIAEYPVPSPILSAVEARYTATNTTEFSHMRYTAATVDPDDFNEANGYSLRTKIYQRETELLIAITSYNEDKTLYARTLHGVMLNIRDICKTKQSKYWRRQAEEGKPAWQRITVALIVDGLEPMDKSVLDLLATVGVYQDGVMKKQVDGKDTVAHIFEYTTQLSIDSTPQLVLPQANDPNNLVPVQIIFVLKAQNQKKINSHRWLFNAVGSALKPEICVLIDAGTKPGHKSIYYLWEAFYNDPHLGGCCGEIHAMIKGGKKLLNPLVAAQNFEYKMSNILDKPLESSFGYVSVLPGAFSAYRYRAILGRPLEQYFHGDHSLADRLKEKGIHGMNIFTKNMFLAEDRILCFELVAKANDRWTLTYVKPSKAETDVPEQAAELIGQRRRWLNGSFAASVYAITKFFQLYRTNHGIIRMFFFHVQALYNIFSLVFSWFALANIWLTFSIIIDLLPNMPVEPIVIFGTPAITHWVNLGFKWLYLSFLALQFVLALGNRPKGERVAYAVTLWVYAILSLYLLVCSFWLTIQAFINIPKLVKQDNGDILKTFFQGPVGALLAAMFSTYGIYIIASFLYRDPWHMFSSFFQYLLLAPSFTNVLNVYAFCNLHDVSWGTKGSDKADALPSVSSSKSKDAETAVVEDTMKVQEDVDAAFKETVTRAVTKVETKEVMEKPTMDDQNKTFRTRLVALWMLSNATLAIAIANLNGLPSKVPEEDQRALAAKQSTYFNIILFSTFGLAFVRFLGCLWYFFKRNLFRCCRRN